From Symphalangus syndactylus isolate Jambi chromosome 17, NHGRI_mSymSyn1-v2.1_pri, whole genome shotgun sequence, one genomic window encodes:
- the CAPN12 gene encoding calpain-12 yields MASSSGRVTIQLVDEEAGVGAGGLQLFRGQSYEAIQAACLDSGILFRDPYFPAGPDALGYDQLGPDSEKAKGVKWMRPHEFCAEPKFICEDMSRTDVCQGSLGNCWFLAAAASLTLYPRLLRRVVPPGQDFQHGYAGVFHFQLWQFGCWMDVVVDDRLPVREGKLMFVHSEQRNEFWAPLLEKAYAKLHGSYEVMRGGHMNEAFVDFTGGVGEVLYLRQNSMGLFSALRHALAKESLVGATALSDRGEYRTEEGLVKGHAYSVTGTYKVFLGFTKVRLLRLRNPWGRVEWTGAWSDSCPHWDTLPTECRDALLVKKEDGEFWMELRDFLLHFDTVQICSLSPEVLGPRPEGGGWHIHTFQGRWVRGFNSGGSQPNAETFWTNPQFRLTLLEPDEEEDEDEEGPWGGWGAAGAWGLARGGRTPKCTVVLSLIQRNRRCLRAKGLTYLTVGFHVFQIPEELLGLWDSPRSRALLPRLLRADRSPLSARRDVSRRCRLRPGHYLVVPSAAHAGDEADFTLRVFSERRHTAVEIDDVISADLQALQGPYLPLELGLEQLFQELAGEEEELNASQLQALLSIALEPARAHTRTPREIGLRTCEQLLQCFGHGQSLALHHFQQLWGYLMEWQAIFDKFDEDASGTMNSYELRLALNAAGFHLNNQLTQALTSRYRDSRLRVDFERFVSCVAQLTCIFRHCSQHLDGGEGVICLTHRQWMEVATFS; encoded by the exons ATGGCGTCCAGCAGTGGGAGGGTCACCATCCAGCTTGTGGATGAGGAGGCTGGGGTCGGAGCTGGGGGCCTACAGCTCTTTCGGGGCCAGAGCTATGAGGCAATCCAGGCAGCCTGCCTGGATTCAGGGATCCTGTTCCGCGACCCTTACTTCCCTGCTGGCCCTGATGCCCTTGGCTATGATCAGCTGGGGCCGGACTCGGAGAAGGCCAAAGGCGTGAAATGGATGAGGCCCCAT GAGTTCTGTGCTGAGCCGAAGTTCATCTGTGAAGATATGAGCCGCACAGACGTGTGTCAGGGGAGCCTGG GTAACTGCTGGTTCCTTGCAGCCGCCGCCTCCCTTACTCTGTATCCCCGGCTCCTGCGCCGGGTGGTCCCTCCTGGACAGGATTTCCAGCATGGCTATGCAGGTGTCTTCCACTTCCAG CTCTGGCAGTTTGGCTGCTGGATGGACGTGGTGGTGGATGACAGGCTGCCCGTGCGCGAGGGGAAGCTGATGTTCGTGCACTCGGAACAACGGAACGAGTTCTGGGCCCCACTCCTGGAGAAGGCCTACGCCAA GCTCCACGGTTCCTATGAGGTGATGCGGGGCGGCCACATGAATGAGGCTTTTGTGGATTTCACAGGCGGCGTGGGTGAGGTGCTCTATCTGAGACAAAACAGCATGGGGCTCTTCTCTGCCCTGCGCCATGCCCTGGCCAAGGAGTCCCTCGTGGGCGCCACTGCCCTG AGTGACCGGGGTGAGTACCGCACAGAAGAAGGCCTGGTAAAGGGACACGCATATTCCGTCACGGGCACATACAAG GTGTTCCTGGGCTTCACCAAGGTGCGGCTGCTGCGGCTGCGGAACCCATGGGGCCGCGTGGAGTGGACCGGGGCCTGGAGTGACAG CTGCCCACACTGGGACACACTCCCCACCGAGTGCCGCGATGCCCTGCTGGTGAAAAAGGAGGATGGCGAGTTCTG GATGGAGCTGCGGGACTTCCTCCTCCATTTCGACACGGTGCAGATCTGCTCGCTGAGCCCGGAGGTGCTGGGCCCCAGACCGGAGGGGGGCGGCTGGCACATCCACACCTTCCAAGGCCGCTGGGTGCGCGGCTTCAACTCTGGCGGGAGCCAGCCTAATGCTG AAACCTTCTGGACCAATCCTCAGTTCCGTTTAACGCTGCTGGAGCCCGACGAGGAAGAGGACGAGGATGAGGAAGGGCCCtgggggggctggggggctgcaGGAGCGTGGGGCCTAGCGCGGGGGGGCCGCACGCCCAAGTGCACGGTCGTTCTGTCCCTCATCCAGCGCAACCGGCGGTGCCTGAGAGCCAAGGGCCTCACTTACCTCACCGTGGGCTTCCACGTATTCCAG ATTCCAGAGGAG CTGCTGGGCCTCTGGGACTCCCCGCGCAGCCGCGCGCTCCTGCCCCGGCTGCTGCGCGCCGACCGCTCGCCCCTCAGCGCCCGCCGCGACGTGAGCCGCCGCTGCCGTCTGCGCCCTGGCCACTACCTGGTGGTGCCTAGCGCCGCCCACGCCGGCGACGAGGCCGACTTCACTCTGCGTGTCTTCTCCGAGCGCCGCCACACGGCCGT GGAGATCGACGACGTGATCAGCGCAGACCTGCAGGCTCTCCAG GGCCCCTACTTGCCCCTGGAGCTGGGGTTGGAGCAGCTGTTTCAGGAGCTGGCTGGAGAG GAGGAAGAACTCAATGCCTCTCAGCTCCAGGCCTTACTAAGCATTGCCCTGGAGCCTG CCAGGGCCCACACCCGCACCCCCAGAGAGATTGGGCTCAGGACCTGTGAGCAGCTGCTGCAGTGTTTCGGG cATGGGCAAAGCCTGGCCTTACACCACTTCCAGCAGCTCTGGGGCTACCTCATGGAGTGGCAG GCCATATTCGACAAGTTCGATGAGGATGCCTCTGGAACCATGAACTCCTACGAACTGAGGCTGGCGCTGAATGCAGCAG